The following are encoded together in the Zingiber officinale cultivar Zhangliang chromosome 8A, Zo_v1.1, whole genome shotgun sequence genome:
- the LOC122010075 gene encoding 14 kDa proline-rich protein DC2.15-like: MAGLKCSASLALFLALSLVSFSLIAACTDNCDIKKPPPPPAVGTCPMDTLKLGVCTDVLEGLLNVTLGKPCCGLLRRLVDLEAAVCLCTALRANVLGIRLNLPVSLSLLLNYCGKKVPAGFICK, translated from the coding sequence ATGGCAGGTCTCAAGTGCTCTGCTTCGCTTGCTCTGTTCCTCGCCCTGAGCCTTGTCTCCTTCAGCCTCATTGCTGCGTGCACTGACAACTGCGACATCAAGAAGCCTCCACCGCCTCCGGCAGTGGGGACATGCCCGATGGACACCCTCAAGCTGGGGGTCTGCACCGACGTGCTCGAGGGCTTGCTGAATGTGACGCTGGGGAAGCCGTGCTGCGGGTTGCTGAGGAGGCTGGTGGACCTGGAGGCGGCGGTCTGCCTGTGCACCGCGCTGAGGGCGAATGTGCTAGGGATCCGGCTCAACCTGCCGGTCAGCCTTAGCTTGCTTCTCAACTACTGCGGCAAGAAGGTGCCCGCCGGCTTCATTTGCAAGTGA